The Silene latifolia isolate original U9 population chromosome X, ASM4854445v1, whole genome shotgun sequence genome contains the following window.
AgtgtcttgcctttaataaaattTCTACATGAGAGAATTTCAGCACTTATCTTTTCTTAAAGATAAACTCAAGGTTTAACAAAACGGGTATAGTAAGAACCCGGATGGCTTTAATTTGTCACATCTGAATCATTTTATGTCAACTTTCTTATTTTGCCAAAAATACACGGCAATCTTTAATAAGAATTGGATGTATCTCAATAATTCCACTTGTCATGTGCCATATTTTTGTTGACTATATTCATCATGATAATTTAATGGTTAATAATACTTTATCCAACCggataaatgatgtgacatacGACACAATAGGTGTCTCATATATGTAGGCAAGACTCGTCAATATTCCAATAGAGAATATATATTACTCTTTGAGTATTTTCATATGACCAACAATTATAATCGTCAACATATACAATGATGACATATGCATGCTTATCACAACGCATGTTTCAATGTGCTATAATACATGTAATTTGATCACAATTCAACTTACGAATCAAATTATTCCCTTCAAGGATTAGAGATGATTCAACAACTTTCAAATTAGTTGTATTTTTCGTCTGTTTACTTCACAATATATTATATGTTGGTCACATTATCACTCTTATTTCAAATGTGAAGTAATGTCCACTTCTGGTGGGAATACCAGTGTTTTAAAATGAACACATAACTCATGAAAATATCCATATCCTCATAATCAAACTCTTGCATATACGAGTTTCATATTCTCACATGACTTTTCGCGAGATATTCACTTTCATGAgattttttcatttctttcaatgaacTAATTTGCCTCAATAGGGTCATATGATTAAGCTCAATTAAGGCTTCTTTACTTGGCTCAATAAGGCCACATCATTAGGCTCAATAAGGCCGCAAATAGGCTTATCACAACGCCATATTCTCGATCTCTGCTAGAGAcagagtctttatgagatgtcTCATTCACTTCAAAGAATGAATTaaatttcatatctcattatactgttcaacttcaggtgaacaagaattaatgcgcaaataaatttgcctttCATAAAGATCGCTTTAAATTGAACAGCGGTTCATTACTCATAGACATGGACTTCTGGCCACTTACACTTATACAATATGAATACATTATCTtgatgagacggtgttaaatACTTACACACCCTTAAAACTTTGAATTTCTGGTCAAAGTTATTATATGGACATATCTTCTCATCTTTGCAAAATAGATCTTTTGGAACTTCAGGTCCAAAATTATACTGATGTGTCCCTTTTCAAAAATTGCTGACCGAATATATAGAACTTCAGGTCTAATAATATATGTAAATTTCATACGTCGCATATAATCATCATAAATATcattaattatataaataaagtcGTCAATAAATATCACTTTTCTCTCACCTCTGCTGCATGACTAATGACTAATGAGCTTGTAAAGTATAGATTATACTCATAATATATAGTAGTTTGTATATACAAAAATTTGAGAAGACAAGCAATTTAGCTCAGTGAATAATGTATTCGCAATAAATCATTATCAACAACATAATCCAGTTATAAGGAGGTAGgggcatgcataaaatccatacaCGAGCGAGTGCATGTTACTATAAGGAAATTGCCACACTTCAAAACACAAGATCCAATAATCATCATCAATCAATTCTATATTTCACATTATAGCAAAAGTTGGGCAGAACATATCATTATGTCGATTTGTCAGCCTGATGAATTCTTAATAAATTTGTTTAAGAGCAAGTAAATTCATGGACATGCATGGCATAATAAATTTCGGAGTTCGGTAATCCGGAAACAACAAAAATCTGTAATATATATTCTCAATTTATTTGTATATGATTAAAGGCAACCGggaaaattgttcaaaatttagtCTAAAAACATGTTACCTTTTATCGAATTCATCAACAACAGTGATTTTTAATTTAATCAAACAATGATTGCATACACAGTGAACAAATGCATAGATGAAAAGCAGTTCTCATGGGTTCGTGACTTTAATGACTTATTCCATAAGATAGATGCACTCATTGATTTATCAAATACGCAATACTTTCATCAACACAACAATAAGGGAATTATaccgaagatgtcttagtctagtggttaagatggaggtattgtggacaataggtcACAGGTTCGAATCCCCCCTCCCCTCCTttgtaatgcgactaagtgcgcgcttcgattgaccaaaaaaaaaaaaaaaaaacaataaggGAATTATAGCCCCAAAAATTGAAGTCCTCTTTGCTTAAACAAAATAACACGGTTTCAATTGCTACGTTATTAAAACTCTCTTCCTGTTCGTTATTATCCATTAGGCTCGATCCAAATTACATATTACGAATTAAACCAATGAGCATAGCAATAAGCATGAACATGTTTTAGCAATTTAAGAAGATCACGGTAGATGCGTATGCTGTAATGCACAACTAATtagatcatataaaataattacgAGTATAACGAAAACATACCTTAACTAGCGTAGTAAAATAATAAACTGATATGAACCTCCTGATTATCAGAATATATGAAGTATGAACAAAATAAGACTATTAAACCCTTTCACTCAGTAGGTTAGAattcgtgctgataacgtgttgttAAATAATGAGAAGGGAGAATTGTAGAGAGAATGACAGGAGAGATAGAACTGTATATTATTCCATTATGAAGggatatatatacacatacaatgagGTAGAGTTTCCATAATATAATATACCCTAGAATatttctaagatatggacatccatataatattatagTGTATTATTTCATAACAAAAATTTGTTAATccctaataggaatatttataatagttgggcctcaaccatcaccttaatgttttggttgagatggttcatctatcaccttaaggtgatggttgatgcccaactattataaatattcctattaataCCGATAAATGAGTTTAAATACAACATACTCCATATGTCCAGTCATTTTCTCTATTCGTTTTggcaaagaaaaagagaaaaataatacggagtaataaattAAAAGAGTCATTTTTAAGCCACCATTAACAATTAACAATAGAAATGGTACGAAAAATAATTAAAAGGAGTATTTTAAAAAAGTCACTCAATGAATTAAGAGACCGTCTTTTCCAATATGACTTTGTGATAAACTAAAGAGGAGGGCCAAAGTTGCCATCTGGAAACCAGATTCTCCAAGAAAGCTAGCAAATTCGAGCATAAAGTTACTGCGCGTACGATAAAAGAAGATTGGTAAAGTTTGAGGTAGGGTAGGAGTGTAGGACTCTAGGAGTACGGAAACATAAGCAGTGAAAAAGGTGAATTTTAACCTGGAATTGAACTTATTCACCTTAAACATGTTAAAAATTTTAACCTGGAATTGACCTTATTCACCTCACAGACCTTATTCacaatttcacatgttaaaaatCTGGATCAAATTACAAAACACGTTAAACCGTCTTGCAGAGTAATATTGATTACACGATTTCTATGATTTCAAATCATAAATGAAAACAAGAAGGCCGGGGTCACAAGTAGCaacatcattatcatcatcgtaATCATAATAATACAAAAATGAAATGATCTCCGCAGATTGACTTTGTTTGCCCTTAATTAGAGTATACATTGAAAAAAAGGGTCAAATTCACGTTTTAAAAGCACACCGACCGTCTTTTCTTTCCTTGTTATTTTCAGCTCTATGAcacaattattattaattaaaatCTCTATCACATAGTAGTAGCTATTACAGTAATACATGTTCCCAAGTTTTCTCTAAGATACAGCTACACTTATGTTCAGTATTAAGTGAATAACACATATCACGGAGTAGTACTAATTATACAGGTGACGTCAATTTACTGCAGCTATTTTATATACAACACGAAATCTGGGGGGACGATCATCCGTACTGAATGAGGTTAGGTGGTTAATCAGAAGATTGTCCATGACAACAGATGCAGAACCATAATGGTTTAAGAGGACAGACACCTTGCACAGTTGCACTGAGCTAGTTTCTGCTTTTGTAAACCTTCACAATGTGCCACTTCTGGAGATCCAAAAGGAACTGCAGCTGAACAATAGCAACACCGTTCTCTTGACGAGTAATCACAAACATTTTTCAGCCTGTACAGCCTAACAACGTAACATTGACGTTTGTGCTATTTTGACTGGATCCCACAATCCCACAACCCAAAACCATCGATAAACTCAAGCAGTCAAACCAACCAGCCTCGCCTGGAGCTCTTTCTAGCTCACTGCTTGATTGATAATACGTTCAGCCACTTTTCGATGTCTTCCACATCATTAAATTCCGTTAAGTATGGCAGCCTGGCGGATATATTATCAACCTTGCAGCCAGAAGATATTATCCATCCGTCTACACTAGACATTGAGCAGGTGCAGCTTCCTAGAGCAAATTTGTGATATATGTCAAGGTAAGTCGGACAAGAAAACTCTCGAGTAATAGCCTCACCATCTTAGCATTACCTGTTTATAAACTCTGGAGCACATTGCTCGAAAGCTAACATGGCAACTAAAACATCCCAGGTAACCAAATGTTTGTCATAGGACTCATATTGGTTTCTAGACCATAGCAGCTTGGATACCCAGGTTACTAGTCTTCTATGGCAAAACCAGGGCAAGGGTTCAATACTTCATTACCAAGGACTACATTAAAACGTTGTGATATGTTACTCGTGTTCTCCAATCCAGAAAAAGACGCAGCAGCGGCCCTCTGAGGTCCTGCATATTTTGAGTAAAGAGATGAATAATATGAGGGATAATTTTAAAAAATCACAAGACGCCAGTCTGTTTCACATAGACACTCAAGTTGGAGCTCATTTGTTACTTTCCATATAAGAGAGTTCCTCATTTACTCATCTCACCTTGTTTTCCAATACAGAATGTACAAACCTGAAAGCTCCCCTTTTACCAGTCACGACAAACAAATTTATCGGCAATTTGCAGGAGCtcttgaggcactggggtaatgttaaAGAGTATTTCACAAATAGAAAAGATTGTTGATTTAGGCAAATGTTAATGCTATATGGAGCATTAGTCCAACATTACATCGATGTAGGCAAGGAATTCGACTTATTTTATTACTACAAATATTGTTTTCAGTTGTCTGGATCAGAAAGGTTGATTTATGTTCGTATTTCCACAAGCATTATCTGTAATTCTGTAGCATCTATACGCATTTTCACGATCTCAACACAATCTCTAAATTACATTAACCATGAATCGGGGTGCCTAAAGGAACTAGACAAAGTAATATTGCTCTTATCAACTGCCTCAAAAGAAAACTAATAACCACCAAATTGTAAAATACCGAGTAATTTCAAATAACCAGTACTTGTATAGTTTACCAAGATAAACTTTCAGCACAAGTTATTTGCAAGGAATGGAATCTGAGGTCACCTCTCCCAAGTCCGATCCCAAGCCATCAAAAAGGGTGCAGAAGATACAGTAAAGTAGTGAAAAACAGGGAAAGTGGCAACACTCTTTACACTTGCTAAGCCGACTCTCTAGACCGCTATATTGAAACAGCTTATAAATGTAACACATCCCCTAGCATGAGTTGATTTTAGCTTCTTAAATGCTATGATGACCATTGTTTGTGAACAACTTTTATGTATGCATTTTTTTAAGAATAAAAATATGTTTTTGGGACGATATCAGTATCAAGAAAATTAGACGATTGGAAGAAAGCATAATGGCAAAATGAATATTTAAAATTCCAGCACAATCAATCTGTATGAAAATACTGATGCAGGAGTGCATTACATACCCATTACCAGGACCCAGGACTCCAGGAGTGCATTCAGCAATGCCATACCTTAACTTCTGTTCAGTAAGGACAAGCCCTAGAAGTCTCGGTACTAATTGGTGTATAATACCCTCGTGATTTACTTGAGCGAAACAAGTTCCAAGTTCCTTAATCCTATACACCCAAAGTACACATATTAGTAGACAGTCATTGCTAAGGCAGAAAGATCATACATCAACAATGCATGCGCTGCGCTCCCAAATGTTGCTTTACACGATGAAGTTATACATTAACTCATAACATGAAACACATACAAATAGTCACACACTCACACATCCCAGCATAAAGTGCTTTACAAAGTTTAGTTCAAGTAATCAAATTAGCGAAGAATCGGAAAAACTTCCCAGCAATGCAGCAGCACAGTACATATAGCTTATTTCAATCAAACTCACGAAGAACTCTAATGATTCAAGCTATTTATCAAACTTAACACTACAAAATTTATGCTAAACATTTCTATAAAAACCGCCTCTATTAGTCTTTACTTAGCTTCAACTAGCCCGTTCATTTGTTTAAGgcattcccaaaatagaaaggtaaacaattgactaagacacccaaaaaatggaataggtaaacaaatgactaagacTATCAAATCATTAGCAAGTACAATCACATCAATTCAATTATTCAAATACTACCTCTGTCCCAACCATTTGTttgtctttgattaaaatacccctcacaaagaacaaaaaaacgcaaacaaatgattgggacaaagGGAGTACATGATTTGTAAATACAACCACAGCAATTCAAGATATGTGAGCGGAATTTTGAGAAACGTATACAATCAAACGGATTATACAAATAAATAACAAGAATTCACAAAAACAATAAAGTAGATTACCAGCTCGATCAATAACACAGATTTGAAAAGGATTTCCAGTAGCAACATTGATGACACCTCTAGGACCTCGAATATTCTCCGGATTCTTGCAAAAATTAACCACaatttcaaattaaatcataaaactGAAGCTCGGCAACAAAATTCAACAAAATTTAGCAGTGAATTTACCAGAGTAGTAACAATATTGCCGATTGCGGCAGCGATTAAATTATCATTAGATCAAACGACAGCGTTTGGATACATGGCAGGTTTACTAAAGACGTGACTTGAACAAAACCGCCGTCGTACGAGGCATTTGATTTTCCCGCCGGAAAGGTGATAAAAAGGTTGTTAATTTTGGCGGGAAATTTGAATTGCGGAAAGTTATGCCAGTGATCACCGGATCGACTCATGTGAGATACTGCAGATTGATTTTTATTTAGCCTCTGTGTTTTAGAGGAGCACTTAGCCTCAATTATGAACCTAGGTTACCTAGCTAAGCCTGATAGGGGGGAGGATAACAATATAACATTATCCGAAGATTATACAAATACATCATAAATAAAATACGTGATAAAACGTATGAGGATGAACccgtaaatttagcatgtgagtAGCACAAACACATGCTACTATGCTAGTAACTCAACATAGCAAAATTAACATGAACCGATAGGCGATAGCCGAATTGGGGACCTAATTTTGACACATACTTCAAATTAACTCAATCCAAATGTTTATTTTTGCACACGAATAACTTGATAATAATAAACCTGAAATTACCTCAGCAACTGAAATTCTTGAAAACATGAAATGATCAGGCTTGAAATGACCAATTCGTACCAAAAACCATGTGGCACGTTTGCCATGTCTACTAGTTAGGTAAGGGTGACAATTGGGCCACGAATGGCCGGGTTGGCCCGATCTAATACGATCAAAGCACGAGCACGACCCAATTACCCATACATGTAGGGGTGTTATGGTGCGGGCCAACTCGGCCCAGCCCACACTTGTAGGTCGTTATGTTCCAGCCTGTGTGTTAGCCCAGCCCAGCCCAGCCCGCACTTGTGGGTCGTTATGTTTCAGCCTGACCAACCCGTGTGTTAGCCCAGCCCAGCCCGCCTCTCCACGCGGATCGGGCCAGTGCCGGCGATTTTCATCCCAGCCCAGCCCAGCTTGGCCTGGTAAAAtattaaagaaacaaaaaaacCACTATATGGGTCGGGCCCAGGCTAGAGAATATGGAATCCAGCCCGGCCCCGTTCAGCCCAACCCTTATTTAGTGCCGGGCCTGGGCTATGAACCACCAGCCCAGCCCGCACCAGTCCGGCCCACCGCACAGCCACATATATTTGAACGACACAAGTAACACGACTTATTTACCACCCTTACCCGGTTAGCCATGGGGTTCCAAATTAAAGCTCATTTTATGAATCCAAATTAAAAAACTCGTTTTATTGTCGATGAGTATAGAAACTCGAAAGGCCAGTGTAGAAGTGCGTCTATTTGTGCGCCGTGTATGGCTTTTTCGTCCGATGGCTGTTGCCTTAAAATAAGAGAgagaataaataaaaaaaaaatcgacAGGCAAACCACACTCTTCCTTTCTCTCACTTCACTTCCCACCtgccaaaaagaaaaaaacaacaaactacaaaaaaaaaatctaataattATAAACCTTGATTTTTTCCAAACCAAAAACAATAATAATTCATCTTCTTCTCTCAAATGATATCAGTGTCAACATCAAAATCCGGTTCGAACTGGCTAGACCGTCTCCGTTCCTCTCGCGGTTTTCCAACCGGTGAAGATCCCGATCTAGACCGCTTCCTCGCTTCCTCCTCTTCTTGTAGTTCCGGTTCAATAACTCGTTCTAACTCCACTCACTTCCCCCGCCGAGTCAACTCGCTCAAGAACAAAGATGTCGCCGTCTCCGTCGTCGTCGAAAATGTTTCGGATGTATTGTGTGATTTGTTCAACATGGGGGAATGTTCGCGAAACGTTTCGaagaaaaacgggagaaaacaaGCAAACCCTAGGTTTTTCAATTCGTCGAATTTGGAGGTGAAGAATAATGATTTGTGTTCGTCGGATGATTTGCGGAGGGATAAGAGTGATAATGCGTTGGCGTCGAGTGGTGATCATAGTTTGAATCGCGGTAATTGCGATGTTAATAACGGTAATGATAACGATAATGATAATGCGAAAGTTCGGGATGGTgaagcggaggaggaggaggaggaga
Protein-coding sequences here:
- the LOC141618601 gene encoding uncharacterized protein LOC141618601 — encoded protein: MISVSTSKSGSNWLDRLRSSRGFPTGEDPDLDRFLASSSSCSSGSITRSNSTHFPRRVNSLKNKDVAVSVVVENVSDVLCDLFNMGECSRNVSKKNGRKQANPRFFNSSNLEVKNNDLCSSDDLRRDKSDNALASSGDHSLNRGNCDVNNGNDNDNDNAKVRDGEAEEEEEEMIDMKEYTRSEVTVIDTSFEEWKSDKWVFRKKDVWKVRDKKRGKGSGKKRKVLVDENVELKKKDEEGCRIDVEMKKKEKVLHLNERQPQNDKARELLKEAAKFVGKVPQSRFPCPRPPEKLRIESTPVILFKSTPSSGNANGITRLGKSAKKGCPKKFKII